The Eleutherodactylus coqui strain aEleCoq1 chromosome 6, aEleCoq1.hap1, whole genome shotgun sequence genome window below encodes:
- the ATP5MG gene encoding ATP synthase subunit g, mitochondrial yields the protein MAQAAQKLVKTLTVRAPQLLSATINYSRPRLATFWYYARVELTPPNPAEIPKAIEGIKGLMQSYKRGRLSELTVREALRNGLVATEILFWFYIGECIGKGGLIGYNV from the exons ATGGCTCAGGCGGCGCAGAAGCTCGTGAAGACCCTGACCGTGAGGGCGCCTCAGCTGCTGAGCG CCACCATCAACTACTCCCGGCCGCGACTGGCGACCTTCTGGTACTACGCCCGGGTAGAGCTGACTCCGCCAAACCCTGCAGAAATTCCCAAAGCCATTGAGGGCATCAAGGGACTAATGCAGTCGTACAAGAGGGGCCGGCTGTCGGAACTAACCGTCAGG GAGGCGCTGAGGAACGGTCTGGTGGCCACCGAGATCCTCTTCTGGTTTTATATTGGAGAATGCATCGGAAAAGGAGGCCTCATCGGGTACAACGTCTGA